The Halostagnicola kamekurae sequence CAGCGCATCCTCGACTACGTCGAACCCGACACGGTCCACATCATGCTCGACGGCAAAGTCGTCAAGAGCGGCGACGCCTCGCTGGCAGCCGAACTCGAGGACAAAGGGTACGACTGGGTCCGAGAGGAAGTCTACGAGACGGCGTAACCGAATCCAACTAGAACAACGGTAATAACGCTACAGCCGTAAACACGAATACATACAAATTATGAGTTCCGAACAAGATCACCTCAAGGAGACCGACACCGAAGCGCGCTTCGAGTTCAAAAAGGAAGAGCGCTCGGCCGTCAAGTCCGACGCAGGCCTCACCGAAGAAGTCGTCCGACTGATCAGTGAGGACAAAGACGAACCGGACTGGATGCTCGAGCGACGGCTCCGCGCGCTACAGCAGTATCACGCGATGCCGATGCCGACGGACTGGCCGGGTCAGCCGGACCTGACCGAACTCGACATCGAAGAGATCGTTCCGTACATCCGCCCGGACGTCGACAAACGCGAAGGCGTCGACGACTGGACGGAGCTTCCAGACGAGATCAAAGACACGTTCGACAAGCTCGGCATTCCGGAAGCCGAGAAGAACGCGCTCTCGGGCGTCGGCGCGCAGTACGAGTCCGAGGTCGTCTACCAGAACATGCAAGACCAGTGGGAGGAGAAGGGCGTGGTCTTCATGAACATGGACCGCGCCGTCAAAGAGCACCCGGAGCTCGTCAAGGAGTACTTCATGACGAGCTGCGTTCCCCCGAGCGACAACAAGTTCGCGGCGCTTCACGGCGCCGTCTGGTCCGGCGGTTCGTTCGTCTACGTTCCAGAAGACGTCACCGTCGAGATGCCCGTCCAGGCGTACTTCCGCATGAACTCGGAAGGGATGGGCCAGTTCGAGCACACGCTCATCGTCGCCGAAGAGGGCTCGGAAGTCCACTACATCGAGGGCTGTTCCGCGCCGAAGTACGGCTCGCACAACCTGCACTCGGGCTGTGTCGAGGTCTTCGTCGAAGACGACGCCCACGTTCAGTACTCGACGGTCCAAAACTGGTCGAAGAACACGTTCAACCTGAACACCAAACGCGCCATCGTCGAAGAAAACGGCACGATGGAGTGGGTGTCGGGCAGCATGGGATCGAAAGCGACCATGCTCTACCCGTGTACCATCCTCAAGGGTCGCGGCGCGACGGACACTCACATCACCATCGCCTTCGCCGGCGAGGGACAGAACATCGACACCGGCGCGAAGGTCTATCACAACGCGCCGAACACGAGTTCGACGATCGAATCGAAGTCGATCTCGAAAGACGGCGGCCGCACCAACTACCGCGGGCTCGTCCACATCGCCGACGGTGCCGAGAACTCGAGTACGGCAGTCGAGTGTGACGCCCTGATGTTCGACAACGAGTCGACCTCCGATACCATGCCGTACATGGAGATCGAGGAGTCGAAGGTCGACGTCGCTCACGAAGCGACGGTCGGCAAGATCGGTGACGAGGACATCTTCTACCTCCAGAGCCGCGGACTGGACGACGACGACGCGAAGAAGATGATCGTCGCCGGCTTCATCGAGCCGATCACCGAAGAGCTCCCGATCGAATACGCAGTCGAACTGAATCGCTTGATCGAACTCGAGATGGAGGGAAGCCTCGGATAGACATGAGCACGCAGGTACACGCCAATCTGACGGACGAACAGGTACGCGAGATCAGCGATCGGCTCGACGAGCCCGACTGGCTCCTAGAGACCCGTCTCGAGGCGCTTGAGGCGCTCGAAGAGCTGGAAATGCCCGACGTGATCCGAACGCCGGGACAGAACTGGACCAACCTCTACGAACTGGATTTCGAGTCGCTCGTCGATCCGTTGAATACCGCCGAAGACAAAGACCAGGTCGGTCCCGAAAACGCCGAGGTCCTCTCGTGGGCCGAGGCCGTCGACGAACACGAGTCGCTACTCGAGGAGCACTTCGGTTCCATGGTCGATCCTCAGGAGAACTACCTCACGGCGCTCTCGACGGCGCTTTTCTCCACGGGAACGGTCATCTACGTCCCCGAAGGCGTCGACGCCGAGGACGTGACGATCCGGACCGAGATGAACTCCCGATCGCTGTTTAACTACACGCTCGTCGTCACCGAGGAATCCTCGTCGGTGACGATCCTCGAGCGCCAGTCAACTGGTACCGATCTCGAGGACGAGCAGTATTACAGCGGTATCGTCGAAGTCGCCGCGGCCGAAAACAGCTATGTACAGTACGGATCGCTTCAGGACCTCTCCGAGGAGACGTACAACTTCACCGCCAAACGCGGCGACGCCGACACCTACGCCACGATCAACTGGATCGAAGGTAACGTCGGCTCGAAGCTAACCAAGACGGGGGTCTCGACTGAGCTCAATGGCGACGGTGCGGAAACACAGATCATCGGTGCGTTCTACGGACACAACGACCAGCACTTCGATCTGGACTTCAAGGTCTGGCACCGCGCCGAACACACGACGGCAGATCTCGTCACCCGCGGGGTCACCGACGACGTCGCGCGATCGGTCTACGAGGGCGTCCAGGACGTCGGCGACGTCGCCTGGGATACGAGTTCCTACCAGCGAGAGAACACGCTCATGCTCTCCGACGAGAGCGAAGCCGACGCCTCGCCGAAGCTCATCATCAACAACCACGACACGGAAGCCTCCCACAGCGCCACCGTCGGGCAGGTCGACCAGGAGGACCTCCTGTATATGACCTCCCGAGGCGTCACGCCGGAGGCGGCTCGCAACATGCTCGTCGAGGGCTTCTTCGTCCCCGTTCTCGAGGAAGTCGCCGTCGACGAACTCCGAACGGACTTCGAGTCGCTCGTCAACACGCGTCTCCGAAACTAACGCCTACTACGCTTTCTTCGCGTTCGATCACACCAACGTACTCGAGCGACTGCCCGACGGTTGGTCATCACTTCGAAAGCGAGCCGACTACCCAGACGACTCCCGACGAGAAAACGGGAAGTTAAGTAACGCGACCACCCACAGACGTGTATGAGCTTGGGACAGCGTGTCTCGACCGACCACCAACTGACCCGCCTTCTCCAGATCGGCGTGGTCCTAGAGGAAGTCGTCGAGTCGCGTGCTGCCCATCACCTCGAGTCACTCCCCGCCGAGGCGCGAGCGGAGATCGACAGAGAGGTCAGGGAGCTACTTACGGACGCAACGGAAGAGTCGGCCGATCACCGCGATCGGCTCGAAACGTTGATCGACGACCTCGAGGCGGAAACGGTCGGATACGAGGAGATCAATCAGCTCGTCGACGCCCAGTACGGCCCACCAGAGGATACCGACGGCGTGTTGTACGACCAACTCTGCAACGAGGAAACGGCCTACAAGTTCTACGACGATCTCATCGAGGCGATCGAAGCCGCCGACGCGACGTTCGCCGTCGATCGGGAACGAGTTCTCGAGACCCTCCGAGAGATCCGCGCGGAAGAAAAAGAGGGCGTCGAGGAAGTCACAGAAATTATGGAGCGGCGGGCATGATCGGGATACGCACCACTCACGAGCGCCAGACGAGTCGGACCGATCGACGACCAAGACACCACACGAAGGGTTGGCGATGAACACAGCAGATCAATATCTCAAGGCGATCTATCTCGCACAGCGAATGGAGGAGGGACCGGCCTCGACGGGCACGCTCGCGGACCTCCTCGGCGTGAGTCCGGCGAGTGTCAACGAAATGATCGGGAAACTCCAGGACAAAGACCTCGTCGATCACGAAAAGTACAAAGGCGCGAGTCTCACGGAGGAGGGGCTCGAACGCGCCCACGAGGCGCTCCAGACGTACTGTATCATCGAGCGATTCCTCGCGAACGTCCTCGAGGTCGACGAGTTTCGCGACGAAGCCCGCGCGCTCGAGAGCGTCATCGACGATACGGTCGCCGAGAGACTCGATACGATCATCGACCGCCCGGAGCAGTGTCCGGACTGTTTCGACCCCGAAGCCGACTGCTGTAGTCTGCTCGAGGTTTGCGGGCCGGCGAACTAACCGTCCATCGCGAGAGTTCTACTCGATCAGTTCGTCGTATCGGATCCGTTCGATACGGTACGATCCACACTCCGGACAGTACTGTCTATTCAGTCTGAACCGACGATCGCAGTTTCCACAGTGGTATACTCGGTCCTGACTCTCGAACCGGCGAGAGCCGACGAACCGACCGATCCACGTGAACCATCCCGTGAACCGGCCACCATCCGTAACCCGCTCTCCCAGCTTTTCGATAATAGATCTCATTCGTCGGACCGGCGACGTTCGACGTCACGAGCGATCGAGTGAGCCGTTTCTGTCGTGTCCGGGTCGAGAGAGTCGTCCTCGAGCGGTGGGGGTTCGACCGGACTCGCGTCCTCGTCGTACTCGAGGCGATCCCGACCAACACCGTCGATCGTCGGACGGCGCGAATCGCCGAACGAGATGTATCGCCGGCCGAGTGCTGCGGCCCCGAGGAGGGCGAGCGCGACGACAGCAGCGAGTCCGACCGGAAGCGACCACGTCCCGCCGTTCCAGTCGGCATCGAAGACCCCCTCGTAATAGGCGGCCGGTTCCTCGCCGTGGATCGCGAGAACGACCTCGCGGTTGTTTCGAAGCGAGTTGTCGTTCCAGTTGATGCTCCCGACGACCGTCGTCTCGCCGTCGATTACGACTCCTTTGGCGTGAATTTTCTCGAACCTGTTTTTCGGTTCGACGAGGGCGACCTCGAGCGGGAGGTCTTCCGCGGCCGCCGTCTCCTCGAGGACCGATTTCACTCTGGCGTTTTCCTCTTCGACGTACCACGACGAATCGAGCAGGATGCGGACCTCGACGCCGCGGCGTGCCGCGTCGACCGTTTCCTCGACGAGCGACACGTCGGGCCCGCCGAGACTCGCCTGTTTGACGAGGATCTCGTCCTCGGCGGACGCGAGGAGTTCGCGGAGTCTCGGCTCGGCGTTGTCGGGAGCGAGCAGGAGTTCAGCGCTCTCGACGTCGACGGATTCGGGCGGGTGGTTCGACGGGAACTCGGTGGGGGTCTGGACCTGACCCGCTGGGTCGCTGAACGAAGCGTCCTCGAGATAGGCCGTCCCGGACTCCGTGTCGGGCCCGCTGAAGTCGGCGTCGAACACGGTCTCGAGGTCCGTCGCGAGCGCCGTGTTCTCCAGAGAAATTCCCCAGCCGCGACTCGACTCGCCGCCGACGCCGGACGGTTTCCAGTTTTCGGTCATGATGAGCACCGTGTCGTCGGCGATCGCGTACTTTGGGTGGTGGTAGCGATAGCGCGCGTTCTCCCCGCCGGTCATTCGAACGTCGACGCCGCCGTCTTCGAGGGTCGAGAGGGGCGCTTCGGTCGCGGACGACGCGCCGCCGACGGGACCGGACTCGAGCAGCACGTCGACCTCGACGCCGCGTTCGCTCGCCGCGACGAGTTCCGAGGCGACCGCCTCGGACGTGAACGTATACCCAGCCAGTGAGAGATTCTCCTCTGCATTTCGGATCGTCTCCAGCGGAATCTCTGGGCTATCGGGGAGAACGAACGTCGTCGCGTTCTCCGCAGCGACGCGCGTCGACGGAAGACAGGTCGCGCCCCTTGGCCACCATCGGCCAGTCGCGTCCCCACTCGAGCGGGCGCTCGCGCTCGGGTTCGACTGGTCGCCCGATTCGTTCGCCCGTTCGGTCCGATACCACTGTTCGGCGACCGGCGCATCCTCGTAACTGACCGCGTCGATTCGGTCGGAGCCGTTCCGGATCTCGAGGCGGTCTCCGTCCGTCGCGAGGCGGAGATGCCCCTCGAGTTCGAGGGTGGGTTCGTCGGTGAGTGACGCCGTTTCGTTGGGATTGATCGTGACGGCGACCGCGCCCGAGACTGTTTCGTTCGGAAACGACGCGGTCGTGTGACCGTCCGTGACCGTCCAGTTCTCGAGCGAGGTCTCCGGCGGCGTCTCGAGGACGAAAAACTCGCCGACGTTCTCGGGCGTCGTCGGGTTCGGATACAGTTCGACGATCCGGGCCTCGGAGACGTTGCGGTGGCTGTCGTCCGACCGCGCGGCGACCGGGCACGCAAGCGCCTGGGCGGAAGATACGTCTCCCGGCGTGGCTTCCGCCGATGTGGAGGGCTCTGCCCGTTCGCTCGAGGCGGATTCGCCGGGGACGGACGATCGCACGTCGACGCCCGGAGGCGCGCCGACGAACGCGACGGCACACGCGCTGGCGACGAGTCCGCAAACGAGGACCGCGGCGAGGAGGACCCTGGCACGCATTGGGCGGTCTGGCCGCGTCTCGGTATGTAAATCCTCACCCGTCGAGGGGGTCGATACACTGTGAAAATACCGTCTCCGAATCGCCGCACGAACAGAAACCGATTAGGCAGCGAAACGGAACTGTCTGCTCATCTACCTACGCAGCGGGCTCGAAATCCGCCTTCTCGGCTTCGGCCTGCACGAGATACGCGCGGTCGCCGGCAGCGTCCGCAGCGACCTCGAGGGCGCGTTCGGTGCCGATCTGGGTGAGCGCCCAGACGGCGCTCGCACGCACCGTGTCTTCGTCGTCTTCGTCGATCCGTTCGGCGAGTGGTTCGATCGCGCGGGTGTCGCCGATCAGTCCCAGCGCGCGGGCGGCGGAGCTTCGGACGGCAGCCTCCTCGGCGACCAACTGGTTCGCGATCGGCTGTACCGCCTCTTCGCTGCCGACTTCGCCGAGCGCTCGCATCGCGGGGCGCTGCAGTTGCGGGTTCGAATCGACGTACTCGAGGAGCGTCTCGACGACGTCCTCGTCGTCGTTGCCGATCTTTCCGAGGATCGACATCGCGGTCGTATCCCGACGGTTCGCCCGCTGGAGCATCGGTTCGGTCGCTTCCTCGGGCCCCATCCGCTCTAGAGACTCGAGACAGTGTTCTTCCATGAAGTCCGAACCCAGCGACTCGAGTGCGAGCAGGATCATGTCGGCGTTGCCGCGTTTCTCGTGGACTTTCAGCGCGTGCCACTCCGGGGGGAAGTCCTTGACGTGATCGAGGACGTCGTAGAACCCCTCGCGTCGGAGCTGTTCGCGCACCTGCAGGTCGTCCCAGGCCGTCGCGTCGTCGACGCCGGACTGTAACACGTCGGTGATCTCGAGCAGCGAGGCGATATCCTCGGCGTCCTCGTCGGGGTCCAGTTCCGCGGCCTCGATTTCGGCTTCGAGGCGTTCGAGCGCATCGACCAGCGCGTCGAGCAGGGGTTCGTCTGCCGAAATCGAAACCGACGTTCCAAGCACGGCGTTGCTATCCTCGAGTGTCTCCTCGACCGCTTCTCGCAGTTCTTCCTCGCCCTCCTCGGTCCAGCGGGTGCTCTCGAGGTCACCTTTGGCGCTCTCGACTTCGTCGATGACGTCCGTCGCGTACGGCCCCCGCTGGTCGTCGACGTCGGACTGGATGTCGTCGACCTCGTCCTCGAGGTCCTCGATTTCTCCCTCGAGATCGTCGAGTTTCTCCTCGAGCGCCTCCTGTTCGGCCTCGAGTTCCGCGATCGGTCCGTCGGGAGCGTCGTCGTCTTCCCCATCGCTCGCCTCCTCCTCCTCGTCGTCCTCGTCCGTTTCGGGTTCCGGAAGCTCGATCTCGTCGAACTCCTCGCGGACGGCGTCGAACGCCTCGCGAACGTCCTCGAGGTCCGATCGAACCGGCTCGAGTTCCGCCTCGACGTCGTCGAGGTCGTCTTCGGTCTCGGCGGCCGCTAGGGTGTCGTGGACCGGTTCGATCTCGTCTCGAATCGGATCCAGATCGTCGCGGATGGGGCCGAACTCGGCTTCGATCGATGCGAACTCCTCGCGGATCTCGTCGGCCCGCTCCTCGAGATCCTGTGTCTGCTCGGAGTCGGGAGCGTCCTCGTCGCTCATCCCACCACCCGGCGAGGTGCCGCCTGTCTCCTGACTGCGTTCATACGAGGGTATCGTGTCAGGACGCTCCTAAGCGTTTCCATGCAGAGTCCGGACGAATTCGTCCAGCCCGCAAACACAGGTGAGTAGACGTAAGTGGGTTCGATCAGACGTTTCCGTGCATCTCCGCACTCTCGGGCTCTTCGGCATCGGCCGGATCGGCGTGGGTATCCTCGCGCCAGTAAAACCACGGACTGAGCGTCATGTACGCGATTCCGAGCGTGAGCAGGGCGTAGGGAAACGTTCGGCCGGCAAAGCCCGGAATGAGGATCGCGAGCGCGTGAACCACGCCCATTATGAGCGTATCCCGAACCAGCAAGTCCGGGTACTGGATCCGGGAGACCATGAGATAACAGAACATACCGGTAATCGTCAGTACGAGCCACGGCTCGGCGGCCGGTTTGTGCGCCAGGATCGCAGATCCGATGATCGTCGCGGCGAGCGTCGTCTGAATCCCTTCCGTGTAATTGGTCGCCGTATCGTAGGCGGTGTACATCCCGAGTCTCGCGATGGCCATCGCGACGAACAGCGCACAGACGCCGGTGACGACGAGCAACTCGAGCGATACCGTCTCGAATCCGATACCGAACCCGTCCGTGACGACGACGAACGCGAGGACGGCGGGGGCGACGCCGAAAGAAGCGACGTCGGCCAGCGAGTCGAGGTACGGTCCCGCTTCAGTTCCGCCGTACCGGCGTGCGAGGATGCCGTCGAGTCCGTCAGCGATCGCAGCGAAGAGGATAAGTCGAGCGGCGAGGTCGATATCGACGAACGCGATGACGACCGCGAGAAAGCCCAGCGCTCCGTTCGCGATCGTCACTGCGTCGGCGGCGCCGAGCCGACCGACGAACCGGGGAAGCATACTCCGGCATTCGATGGGCAGTTACCTTACGTGTTTTCGTTTTTCGACGGTCGCACTATTGGGAAACGTCGAGTGGGAATCGAACCGGGGGCTTATATTCGGTCTGTCCCAACCCCCGTCTATGAACCGCCGTGCCTATCTCGCGTCCCTGGGAACGGTCTCGACAGTCGGGGTCGCGGGTTGTTCAACGGTCACCGGAACGCTCAGAGGCGAGCCCTGTAGCGGGAACGACTGCGACATCGGAATGACTCGGACCGAGTTCGTTCCCGAAACGTACGAGATTTCCGTCGGCGAGACCGTCGTCTGGAAGAACACGAGCGAAGCGATCCACACGGTCACAGCCTACGACTCCTCCCTTTTCGAGGACAAGGGAGCGGAGTACTTCGCGACGGGCGACTACGACGACTTCGAAACGGCACACGAGGAGTTCTGGAACGAGAACAACGGTGCGCTCCACACTCGAGAAACGTTCGAACACACGTTCGAGGTTCCCGGAACGTATCACTACGCCTGCTTACCGCACGAGGAAGGCGGTATGATTGGCCTCATCAAAGTAACCGAGTAAGCCGCACTCCGCGTCGAAAAACAGTCTTCCGATCGAAACTCGAATCGAATCGCGCCAGTCCGCAGTCTATTCGTCCGTCGCGACGTCCTCTTCGTCGACGTCGACGGCCGTCGCCTGCTCTTCTGCGACTTCTTCCGGATGCGCCTCGAGGGTCGTCTTCTGGATCTCGACCCGGCGAAGCGGGTAGATCGGCTTCGCTTCGCCGTAGATCGCAGAGGAGAGACGGCCTTCGACGACGCCGTCGATCAGGTCCTCGAAGGTTCGCTCCTGGGCCGCTTCCTCGACCATTTCGACCATCTTCTCGCGGATGGCCTTCTCCTGGCTCGCGTCGGCTTTCTTCGTCGTGAACGCGACCGGCTGGATCTGAACGCGGTAGTCGTCCGTCGTCAGGACGGTGACGTAGGCCTCGATCTTCGAGGCGCCGCGTCGAACCAGCGAGCGCAGGTAATCCCGCGTCAGCGAGTGTTCGACGAAGTCCGTGTAGGCGCTGTCGCTGCCCACGTCGGTGATCTTGAACGTGAGCTTCGTGTTGTTTTCGCTGGCGCTGTTGGTCAGGTCGCCGAGCGTCGTTTCGATGGTCCGTCCGTAGACCTTGTCCGGTTCGTCTGCGGGTGTCTCACCGAGCACTTCCCGGTCGAACTGCGCCGGGGCGTGGACGGTGTACCACCGCTTTTCTTGTTTCGCGCGTGAAACTGATCGTTCACTCATTGTGTGTTAGGTTCGTGGTTCGTGTCGGATCTCGCCGCGGTCGAGACGCCGTGTCCGTCCGCGCTCGAGTCTGCATCCGAAGGGTTGGGTGTCTGTCTATCGATACTACAGGCGACGTCGAGGTTGACGACGTAATCGTCGACCGTCGATTGTAACCCACTAGTCGTCTCGCGTTCGATCCGCGTGACGAGCGTTCGAGCGTCCTCGACGGCCGTCTCCATCTCCTCGGTATTGTCGGGACAGAGCGCCCGGGCGAGGAGCTCCGGATCGTCGTGTGTCGTCCGAATCGTCGCGTGTCTCGTCATCGGTGTCCACCTCCAATCGTCATAGTTGCCCTCGTACTGCCGCGATGATCGTCGAATCGTCCACGTCCGAGCCGTAGGCCAGGTATCCCCGGCGACGACCCACGTCGTAGCCGCACTCGACTCCGTCGTCGTCGAGATCCCGTGTGACCGCCTCGAGCGTCGACCCGAGAGCGCGGTCCTCGCGCGTCGAGATCCCGGCTTCGCCGTCGCCGATCACGAGAACGGTCGGCTCCGGCGACCGGTAGGCTACAGCGAGTCGAGCGACGGTTTCGACAGGACCGTCGTCGACATCGACGACGAAGACGCCGTCGTAGCGGCCGGTCGACCCGGATTCGAGCGCGTCGTGGGCGCTCCGGCCGTGTTCCCGCCACGCCTCGAGCGCCGGCTCGCGTGCGTCGTGGCCGATCGCCAGCGCGATACCGGTTCCCGGCTCGACGCGTGCGGTCGCCTCGAGCACGTCGGCGTAGCCGCCGACGGTCTCGAAGGGACGGTCGGTGCGAGTCTGCCGAGTCGATTCGGGTGCGTCGCCCGAATCGCCGGGTCGCGCGTACGGACTCAGCGCTCGCGTGACCGAGTGCGCTGCGCTGTCGACGGCGTTCGGTGCGCCGACGGCGTCGATCGCGACGAGCGAGCCGATCTTCCGGTGGGTCTCCCGCTCCAGCGTGGCCGGCTCGGCGTCTGTCCCCGATTCGGTGACGATCGCCGAAAACGCATCTCGAGTCGCCTCGAGGTCGCCGGACCACGGGGCGAGCACGCGGGTCGAGTAGGCGAGCCCGTCGATCGGGTCCGCGGTCGGCACCGAAACGCCCGGTCGCTGCTCGAGCAGGTTGCGCTCGAGAGCGTCCGTGAGGAGCCACTCCGTCTCGCCGGCACCGGGCTCGACGCCGGCGGCGGCGACGCCCGCGAGCGCGAGCACCGGGTTCGGCGTCGAACCCAGCTCTTGGACGAGATCGCAGGCCTCGAGGGTGGCCGGCCGGTCCGCGGAGCCGAGTCGCGTCGCGTCGCCGTCGACCGCACCGACGACGAGCGTTCGATCGGCCGGGCCTCGATCCAGACTCTCCTCGGCAAGGGTCGTCCGCTCGCCGACCGTCCGGACGGCGCTCACCTGATACGGAATCTCCCGCTCGGCGAGCGCGTCCACGACGACCCCGCAGGCGGCGAACGCGTCGCCGGCCGGTCGCGTGACCAGCCGGACGAAGCTCGCGCTCTCGAGGTCGTCGGTGGCGGTTTCGGCGTCGATCGAACGACCCTCGGTGGACATGACGAGTTACTCCTCGAGCAGCGTCTTGGCGACGTCGTAGGAGTAGGTGAACTCGGGCTCGAGTTCCTTCCCACGGTAGTAATCGACCAGTCGGCGCACCTTCGATTCGGTGTTCTGCAGCGCGCGCTTGTTCTGGTAGTCCTGTGGGTTCTCCTGGACGTGCTCGCGCAGGCGGATCGCGCGTTGCATCAGGCTCCGGAGGTCCTCTGGGAGTTCGGACTTCGCGTCGTTCTCCTCGAGGATCTCGGTGACCTTCTTGCCGGTCGCCAGTTTGACGTCCGGAATCGGCGTGCCGGTGACGCCCTCGTCACGCAGCTTGATGCCGATCTGGCTCGGGTCGTGGCCCTGTTCTGCCAGTTCAACGACTCGCTGTTCGATCTGCTCCGAGTCGACGTCGCTCCACTCCGGTGGTTCGTCTGCCGCGGGCTTGTCCGATCCGGACGAGCCTCGGCGGCGCGTATGCATTCGTGCCATTGTTGAGGATAGGAAACGCACTGACCGCCGCATATGTCCGGCTCTCGCCGGGTTGCACTTCCGCAATCTCGAGTCACCCAAAGAGAGCGGGCGACGGGGTCAGATTTGCGGCCGTGCGGTTCCCACTGGTACCTATTCGGTCAGCGACTAAAGGGTTTCTACCTCGAGTTACGCGGACCACCTCCGTGATAACGGAGATGTCCATCGGCAGCATTTATGTGTTTTTGGAATGAAATATTCACATCCGAACCGGTGTGCTCACCGCCGTCACTGAATGCCCCCTTCATGACCGAACGAGAACTCGAGCGGACGACTGAAGCCGATGAAAGTGAGAACAGCGACAGCGATCGACGCGACGCACACGAAACCGAATCCGATTTCGACGGCCGTGATCCCAGCCGGGAGTACGACCAATCCGCGGATTCCTTTCTCGACCTCGAGGCGGCCGTCTCCCCCGAATCGCTCTCCGACTCGGAGACGTACGCCCAGATCGTCGGAACGGACCGCGTTTCGGCGTCGGCGGTGCCCGATTCATATCCGTGGTCGATCGCTACCGCGGACGCGCTCGCACTGGATCTCGAGATCGACGATCGAGGAACCGAGGTGACGGTCTACTTCGAATGGCCCGTCCCCGATTCGGACGCTCGACTCTCGAGATTGCTGGGCACACTCGAGGTGTCCCCGGACGCTGTTGCTGACCTGCACGGCAAACAAGTGCTCGTTGAGAGAGCGGACGGCCACTGGGTGCCAGTAGTTCCGCCCCAGCAGTCCGCCGGTAGCCCGCTCGGCTTCTACGGTCTTCTCGGTGGCGTACTGTTCAACGTGACCGTCCTGACAGCGTTCGTGTTGAACCTCGGCGTGTCCGAGGGACTACTCCTGTCGCTGTTTATGGTGTTTAACCTCCTCGTGCTACCGGTTTCGACGTTTCTCGATGCGGGATATCTTCGGTCGCACACCGATTGGGGTGGCCCGTTCAGTCGCTGGGGCTGGACCATCCTCAACGCCGCACCCGGTCTCAACGCGGTGACTGCGCTGTGTTACCTGTCCCTCCGGCGACGGGCGTCGTGGATCCGAAAGCGGTGAATCGCTCAGCCGGCTGCGACTCGAGCACCCGTCAGGTGTGTCAGCCGGTCTCGCCGGCACGCCTAATTCGAGGGGTTTATCTATTCCCGTAGGAAAGCAGCAAGTGCGCTCGAGGGCTCGTAGATCAGTGGTAGATCACTCCCTTGGCATGGGAGAGGCCCCGGGTTCAAATCCCGGCGAGTCCACTCGAACGTAGTGAGAGTGGACGAGCCGGCCTTCTGCCGGTTTCGTCCCTTGCCTTATCTTCTGCGCACAACGATTTCGAGTGAATTTCCGGCATTTTTCTCGCTGTGATTTGAAGCGGTGGCCTCTCTCGGTCGTCGTCTGCTGGCGGTAACTCCCATTAGAACAATGGAATAGATAAAATCAATCCTGCTGGTGGGGTAGGCTTGGTGGTTCTGGTCTTGCCCCCTCATTTCTGTGAATCCAGTAATCACCTAATGCAGACAGACCTAAGGCGGCGCTTATGGGCATAGTTTCTGGTACTGCAATTCCTATCATTATTGAGAACCCTTGGCCAAGTAACCAGAACACAGGAATCAAAACACCAATTACTCCAACTAATCGTTCGATCCTTGTCCAGTCAACAGCAGTTTGATATATATTGACCTGTGAACCAGCGCCCATCCCTCCAGTTAATTCTTCAACTTGTTCATGCCTTTGCTGTCGCTGGAGCA is a genomic window containing:
- a CDS encoding HEAT repeat domain-containing protein; the encoded protein is MSDEDAPDSEQTQDLEERADEIREEFASIEAEFGPIRDDLDPIRDEIEPVHDTLAAAETEDDLDDVEAELEPVRSDLEDVREAFDAVREEFDEIELPEPETDEDDEEEEASDGEDDDAPDGPIAELEAEQEALEEKLDDLEGEIEDLEDEVDDIQSDVDDQRGPYATDVIDEVESAKGDLESTRWTEEGEEELREAVEETLEDSNAVLGTSVSISADEPLLDALVDALERLEAEIEAAELDPDEDAEDIASLLEITDVLQSGVDDATAWDDLQVREQLRREGFYDVLDHVKDFPPEWHALKVHEKRGNADMILLALESLGSDFMEEHCLESLERMGPEEATEPMLQRANRRDTTAMSILGKIGNDDEDVVETLLEYVDSNPQLQRPAMRALGEVGSEEAVQPIANQLVAEEAAVRSSAARALGLIGDTRAIEPLAERIDEDDEDTVRASAVWALTQIGTERALEVAADAAGDRAYLVQAEAEKADFEPAA
- a CDS encoding protein sorting system archaetidylserine synthase (This PssA-like phosphatidyltransferase, along with a PssD-like decarboxylase, is required in Haloarchaea for the archaeosortase ArtA to replace the PGF-CTERM sorting signal with a C-terminal lipid anchor.), with product MLPRFVGRLGAADAVTIANGALGFLAVVIAFVDIDLAARLILFAAIADGLDGILARRYGGTEAGPYLDSLADVASFGVAPAVLAFVVVTDGFGIGFETVSLELLVVTGVCALFVAMAIARLGMYTAYDTATNYTEGIQTTLAATIIGSAILAHKPAAEPWLVLTITGMFCYLMVSRIQYPDLLVRDTLIMGVVHALAILIPGFAGRTFPYALLTLGIAYMTLSPWFYWREDTHADPADAEEPESAEMHGNV
- a CDS encoding cupredoxin domain-containing protein; its protein translation is MNRRAYLASLGTVSTVGVAGCSTVTGTLRGEPCSGNDCDIGMTRTEFVPETYEISVGETVVWKNTSEAIHTVTAYDSSLFEDKGAEYFATGDYDDFETAHEEFWNENNGALHTRETFEHTFEVPGTYHYACLPHEEGGMIGLIKVTE
- a CDS encoding 30S ribosomal protein S3ae, translating into MSERSVSRAKQEKRWYTVHAPAQFDREVLGETPADEPDKVYGRTIETTLGDLTNSASENNTKLTFKITDVGSDSAYTDFVEHSLTRDYLRSLVRRGASKIEAYVTVLTTDDYRVQIQPVAFTTKKADASQEKAIREKMVEMVEEAAQERTFEDLIDGVVEGRLSSAIYGEAKPIYPLRRVEIQKTTLEAHPEEVAEEQATAVDVDEEDVATDE
- a CDS encoding KEOPS complex subunit Pcc1, which translates into the protein MTRHATIRTTHDDPELLARALCPDNTEEMETAVEDARTLVTRIERETTSGLQSTVDDYVVNLDVACSIDRQTPNPSDADSSADGHGVSTAARSDTNHEPNTQ
- a CDS encoding exonuclease, which gives rise to MSTEGRSIDAETATDDLESASFVRLVTRPAGDAFAACGVVVDALAEREIPYQVSAVRTVGERTTLAEESLDRGPADRTLVVGAVDGDATRLGSADRPATLEACDLVQELGSTPNPVLALAGVAAAGVEPGAGETEWLLTDALERNLLEQRPGVSVPTADPIDGLAYSTRVLAPWSGDLEATRDAFSAIVTESGTDAEPATLERETHRKIGSLVAIDAVGAPNAVDSAAHSVTRALSPYARPGDSGDAPESTRQTRTDRPFETVGGYADVLEATARVEPGTGIALAIGHDAREPALEAWREHGRSAHDALESGSTGRYDGVFVVDVDDGPVETVARLAVAYRSPEPTVLVIGDGEAGISTREDRALGSTLEAVTRDLDDDGVECGYDVGRRRGYLAYGSDVDDSTIIAAVRGQL